The following DNA comes from Deltaproteobacteria bacterium.
TCGGCAAGGAGATTATAGATTTCGGGATCGGGCTTCGTATGCTCTACGTCCTGAGTAGTCGCTATAAAATCGAATTCGGACCTTATACCGAGCACGTCGAGAACCCTGTACGCCTCACGCCTGTGGGACATCGTCCCCAAACCGGTCGGATAACCTTCTCCGCGAGCCCACTTGAGAAGTCCCAAATTATAAGGACACTGGTGCTCCTTTAAAATCCGAGGGTCTGAAATCATGGCGTAATAACTATCCATCCTGATATCGACGAAAGCCTGCCACGGACTATCTACATTAAATTCTTCCATTCTTTTGCTCGCGGGCTCTTCGAGATTAAACCTTTTCAAAAGCCCGAGGGCAACCTCCTTCCGCGAGAGACCGACAAAGTCTTTAAACGCTTCCACGACCTCATCTTCGGTCAATGAATTGTCAAGCTCAACCGCGGCCTTCGCGTAGGATTTTGCTTTTAGAGCCTCGGTTTGCACGAGTGTGCCGTCAAGATCGAATATAATGGCTTTTATCACTTTTATTCCGGTTATAAGATTTCAGTCAATCTATTTATTCCGCCTATTACATCCTCGCCCAGATGAAAAGTTATGACCTTCCGTTTTCTGTCGAGGAGCGCCTGGCGGTCCCCAAGCGCGGCGGCGTCCTTAAGCACGCCGAAGCTTATCGAGGAGGCTTTCTTGCCGGGCTCATCAGGTATGGGCGCGTCCTTGGGCATATCGGAGGTAAACTGAATGAATAAGCCGTGCCCGGCGTCGCCCTTGTGAAGCTGTCCTGTGGAATGCAGAAACCTGGGTCCGAACCCTACCGTTGTCGCCATCCGGTACTGCCTCTGGATCCTGGTGCGCAGCTTCTGAAGCGCGTCGTATGTTTCGTCAGAAGGCTTCACATAAGCCTGGAAGGTAACGTAGCTCCTTCCCTTGGACTCGTTCCTGCCTTTCTTCGCAAACGACAGGAACTTTTTAAGGGCGTCCTCAAGGCTCCCGGTCTTGAAATCGGAATAGACAGTGATGCCGTCCTCCTCCAGGGTCGGCTTTATTCGGGGGAGCTTACCCTTCTTTTGATATTCGGCTATCATCTTTCGGGCCAGCACCTTCGCGGCCTCGACGTTGGGCTGGTTAAACGGATGTATTCCTATTATCATTCCGGCAACGGCAATCGCCATCTCCCACCTGAAGAATTCCCCGCCGATATCGTATATGTCCTTCAGGTTAATACGAACCACTGGGTGTCCCGCCTCTTCAAGGGCCTTTACCTCCGCATCGTAGGTGTTGTCATGAGCAAGCCTCATATACACGAACAGTCTGTCGTTCGCGTAATATTCGGGCGGCGCGAGGGGCTCCCGGTCAACGGGAAGAATCCCCTTTCCGTTCTTGCCGGTGCTTTCTGCGATAAGCTGTTCCACCCATGAGCCGAAGCTGTCTATGGGAGGGGAGGCGACAAGGGTTACCTTATCGCGGCCCGCCTTGGTCAGCTCGCCGAGGATCGCGCCGAGCCAGGCGCCCGAGTGATCGCCCTCGACAGGGCAGTTGCAGCTTTCGTTGTTATGAAGCATCCTGATAGCGCGGCCGAGGAGTGTCTCCAGATCGACTCCCTGAAATGCCGCAGGCGGAATGCCGACAAACGAAAGCGCGGAATAGCGGCCTCCTATATTGGGGTCATTGAGGAACGTCTTTCTGAATTTAAGCTCCTTCGCGATCTTCTCAAGGTTGCTGCCGGGATCAGTTATGGCTACGAAATGACGTCCGACCTCTTTTTTGCCGACTTCCTTCAACACCTCGTTATAGAAATATTTCATAAAAGACAGCGTCTCGGCTGTACCCCCGGATTTGGTTGAAATTATGAAGAGGGTTTTTGACAAATCGAGGCGATTTTTCTGCTCTAAAACGGCGCCCGGATCCGTGCTGTCAAGGACCGCCACGTCGAGATAGCCGTCTTTTACGCCGTAGGTCTCGCGTATGACCTCGGGGGCAAGACTGGAGCCGCCCATGCCGCACAGGAGCGCATCCGTATAACCGTCGGCCCTGACTTCGTCTACCACCGAGTTTATACCCGGAAGGGCGTCCATCATTACTTCAGGTATATGAAGCCAGCCCAGACGGTTGCTTATTTCCGTAGGATTGTCTTCCCAGACGAGATAATCGAAATTCCATATCTTCTGTATGATTTTTTTATCGCGTATCTTTTGAATCGTCTTGTCCACGGCGGGCTGAAACTCCCCGAGTGAAGCGGAATAAGGCTGCTTCTCCGATCGGATATCTTCCCTTTTTTCCTTAATGCTTTCCATCAAGTCCTCAAAGCTCTCGGCGAATTTCCTAACGCCTTCCTTCAGGAGAGTGTCCGTAATTTCTTTCAAATCGACTCCCTGTCTGCCGAGCTTTTTGACATCGTCTTTGGCTTTTTTCAACCCTTTTGTCAATGTGACCGCAACCTTGCCGTGGTCCTTGAAGTTCTTATAGGTCGCCGGAGGGACAGTGTTTACGGTGTCCGGCCCTATCAGCTCATCTACATACATCGTGTCCGGATAGGCGGGGTTTTTGGTGCTCGTGCTCGCCCAGAGAACCCTCTGAGGCCTGGCTCCCAGGTCGGCGAGCTTCTTCCAGCGGGGGCCTTTGAATGTTTTTCTGAATTCTTCGTATGCAAGCTTAGCGTTGGCAATGGCTATCCTGCCCTGAAGCCCGGTTTTTCCTACTTTTTCCAGTTCCGCATCAACCGCGGTATCCACCCTGCTTACGAAAAAGGAGGCGACTGAAGCGACCCTGTTGACCATATGCCCTTTGAATACCGAAGGCCCTTCGGAGGCAAGTCTTTCAAGCCCCTTTATATACGCCTCTGCGACCGCCATGTACTGCTCCAGGCTGAACATAAGAGTTACGTTCACATTGATGCCGGAGCCGATAAGCTCGGTTATAGCCGGGATACCCGCTGATGTAGCGGGGACCTTGATCATGACGTTCGGTCGTCCCAGAGTCACGAAATACCTCTTCGCATCCTTAATGGTATTCCTGGTATCGTTCGCAAGTGTGGGGCTTACCTCGAGACTTATATAACCGTCTCCGCCGCTCGTTTTGTCGTAAAGAGGCCTGAATTCATCCGCGGCCATGGCGATATCCTTTAACGCCAGGGCTTCGTAAATTTCATTCACCGATTTATTTTGCTCCACCAGGGCTTTTATATCCTCGTCGTAGTCGGAACTGCCCGCAATCGCTTTTTCGAGTATGGAGGGGTTTGAGGTTTCACCTCTCAGCCCTTCATCGATCAGAGCCTTGAGCTCCCCTGAGGTAAGAAAGGACCTTCTGATGTAGTCATACCAGATAGACTGGCCGAGCTTGGTCAAATCTTTGATTCTGGACATCTTGCTCTCCTTTATAAAAGTATTATCGGACTTACGTCAATCAGGATCATATTTTATGATTTTCTTGGGCCCTTCTTTTTGATCCGGTCCATAACGAGCCTGGCCTCTTTGACCACGCAATCCACGGTTAACCCGAATTCGGGCAGCAAATCAGAGATAGGAGCGGATTCACCGAAGGTACGCATTCCCACAACGCCTCCCTCAACGTGTCTGATACCGACATAGCGCCCCCAGCCGTGAGTAGAGCCAGCTTCAACCGCTACACGCGCCCTGACCGAGCTCGGAAGCACTTTCTCCTGATATTTCACATCCTGAAGCTCGAAAAGCTTCCAGCAGGGCATACTGACGACCCTGGCCTTGATCTTCCGCCGGGTGAGTTTCTCGTACGCCCCTAGACAAAGATGAACTTCAGAGCCCGTCCCTATGAGAATAACATCCGGCTTTCCCTTGCAGTCCGCCAATATGTAGGCGCCTTTCAGCGCCCCCTCGGCCGGGGCGTATTTCTTTCGGTCGATAGTAGGAATATTCTGCCTGGTAAGAATCAAGGCAACGGGCCGGTTTTTCACTTCCATCACGTACCTCCATAGCATACTGAGCTCGTTGGCGTCGGCAGGTCTTATGACGTCGAGATTCGGTATCGCTCTCAGTGAAGCGAGGTGTTCTATAGGCTGATGGGTCGGCCCGTCTTCCCCGAGACCTATGCTGTCGTGGGTAAATATAAAAATAACGGGGTTCTGCATAAGACAGGCGAGCCTGAGAGGAGCTCTCATATAGTCGGAGAAGACGAAATAGCAGGCAGTATAGGGTCTCAGCTTACTGAGAGCCATGCCGTTTGCCACGGCCGCCATAGCGTTCTCTCTAATCCCGAAATGGAAATTCCTGCCGTCATACATTCCCTTTTCGAAGCTGCCGGCTCCGTCAATGTAGGTTTTGGTTGAAGATCCCACGTCGGCGGCGCCTCCGATAAGCCAGGGGTATTCCGGAACGATAGAATTCAATATCTTGTGGTTTGCCGTGCGCGTGGCGGGACCTTTGGGGTCCGTGGGGAACACCGGGAGGCACTTTTCCCACCCCTCGGGCATTTCGCGATTTTCCATATGACGAAACTGCTTCGCAAGCTCTGGGTATTCCTTTTCGTATGCCAGGAATTTCTTGTTCCACTCGTCTTCCAAAACCTCCCCCTTCCTCAGAACGCGCTTACGGTACTCCTTGACCTCTTCGGGCACATAGAATTTCTTGTCGGGATCCCACCCGTAGTTAATTTTGGTTTTACGAATCTCGTCTTCACCGAGCGGCTCCCCGTGAGCGGCCGATGTATCCTGTTTGTTCGGACTGCCGTAACCGATATGGCTGTCAACGATGATGAGAGAAGGCTGTTCAGTCTCCTTTAAAGCTCTATCTATGGCTTCTTCGAGAAGCTCCAAATCGTTTGCGTCACCGACCCGCTGAACGTGCCAGTTGTAACCCATAAATCGGGCGGCGACGTCTTCACTGAAGGCAAGAGCCGTGTGCCCTTCTATAGTTATGTGATTGTTATCATAAAACCATATAAGATTGCTAAGACCCAGATGGCCCGCGAGTGAGGCGGCTTCGCCTGATATACCCTCCATCATACAACCATCGCCGGCGATCGCGAAAACGCTGTAGTCTATAATCTCATGGCCGGGTTTATTGAAGTAAGAAGCGATCCACCTTTCGGCTACCGCCATTCCCACCGATGTGGCGACCCCCTGCCCGAGCGGACCCGTGGTCGTCTCAATACCCGGAGCCAGTCCGTATTCGGGATGTCCGGCGCATTTACTGTGCAGCTGACGGAATGTTTTGATGTCGTTCAGTGAAAGATCATAGCCCGTTATATGGAGGAGGCTGTAGAGCAGCATGGAAGCATGTCCGTTGGAAAGCACAAAACGGTCACGATTGGGCCAGTCGGGATTTTTAGGATTGAGCTTCATGAATCTGTCCCAAATTGTGAAAGCGACCGGGGCCAGGGACATCGGGGTCCCCGGATGTCCGGAATTGGCTTTTTGCACCGCATCCATGGACAGAGTCCTTATAGTGTTAATAATCAATTGCTCAAGTTCCGGCTTTTTCTTTTTCGGTATTGCTTCCATTATGCTTCTCCTTAAAATTATTTTCGAGGCGATATGTTAATTCAGTATTAAGACGGCGAAAATTCTAAAAAGTTACGTCCTGTATTATTATTTTTTTTGATAACCTGCACCGGATATTCGACATGAGTATCGGTTTTTCATGCAGATTGAATACCCTCTCCGGATAGAATATCTATTTACATCCGCAGACAGCTTAAACGCCCCTTGTCCCATACATCTGCTTTAAACAGTCACCACTGATGAGTTTGTAATTATGCTCTCTTTGCTCAGGAAGCATACTGAATACGTCCTCGCCGCCGCTGTAGTTATAGAGAGTATCAAGGTCGTCTTTTAGCTTACATTTAACCAAGTGTCGGAGTGCTTCCATATGGAACAAATTTCAACCTCGATTAACTGGAATTTAAATCACCGGATTATCAATTATATCCCCAATGCCATTATCACATAAGGATAGTTTTTTTTCAAGAATAAGCCCGCCTTTAAAGCTCGGAGGCGAGCGCCGCGCCGACAATACCAGCGTCATTATGCATTTCAGCGGGAACGATTTCGGCTTTAATCTTAATGTACTTAAAAAACTTATCCGACTTTTTACTGACTCCCCCGCCGACTATAACGAGATCGGGCGAAATCAGCATTTCCATATGCTTCAAGTACTTATTGACCCTTTTCCCCCATTTCTTCCAGCTAAGGTCTTCCTTTTCTCTGTGTATCGCCGCTGCGCGTTTTTCAGCGTCTCCGCCGTCAATCTCTACATGGCCGAACTCGGTATTTCGAACCAGATGTCCGTCTACGAACAAAGCGGAGCCTATACCGGTCCCGAGCGTTACCATAAGCACGACACCGCCGCCCGGCTTGTTGTAATCCCTCCCGGCCCCGAACTTCATCTCGGCAAGCCCCGCTGAATCGGCATCGTTAATCACATGAACTTTACATTGAGAAATTTTTTCAATCTCTTCCTTTATATTCACTCCTATCCATTTCTTGGAAAGATTCGCCGCGGTATATACGCCGCCGTTTTTAATCACGCCGGGAAAGCCGCACCCAACCTCCCCTTCCCATTTCCAGTGCTTAATCATATCGTGCATAGCTCCGAGCATATTTTCGGGATTTGACGGTTGCGGAGTATCGACCCGGTATCTCTCCTCAATCAATTCACCTTTACCGATATCCACCGGGGCCGATTTAATTCCAGTCCCTCCGATATCGATTCCCAGTACCGGGGGCCTAGCCTTCCTTCGCCTTGTAGCCATATTGTATTCCTCTGTCCATATAGAGTTTTTTTTCTAATTCTACACCAATTCAGCGGTAGAAATAAAATTTTCGAATCCTAGCCGACGGCGGGCTTAGGTAGTAATCAAGCTCTATGCTATACTCACTTTTATAAAAAATCACATACGAACAAGCACATACGGAGATTCTTAGTCTATAAGCATGAGCAAAGCAGCTTTAATTACTGGTGGAGGGGTAAGGATCGGAAAAGCGATTTCTCTGGCGCTGGCCGATATGGGATACGACATCGCGCTGCACTTCAACAGCTCGGACACAGAAGCGAAAGAAACTGCCGGAGAGATAGAATCGCGGGGCGTGAGATGCGAATTATTTCAAGCCGACCTGTCCGTCGTTAAAAACGCGAGGACTTTAATTCCGAGTGTATTTGAAGTTTTCCCGAAATGCTCGATTCTTGTAAACAACGCAGCTATTTTTGAAAATATGCTTTTTTTCGATGTTACCGAAGAAGAGTTTGACAGGGAATTCAATATAAATTTTAAATCGCCGTTCTTCCTCGCGCAGGACTTCAGCGGGCAGGCCGCGGCAGAATTGATCGTGAATATGCTTGATATGCGTGTTTCACAAATCGAGACCGAGCATTTCGTTTATAACCTGAGCAAAAAAACGCTCCGGGATTTCACGCTCATGGCCGCAAAAGCGCTTGGACCGAAAATACGCGTAAACGGAATCTGTCCCGGACCTACCCTGCCGCCTCCGGAGGAAGACGAGGAGTACCTGACGCGAATTTCAAAAGGGACGCCGCTCGGGAAACCGGGAAATCCCGATTACGTAATCTCCGCGTTAAAATATATTCTGGATAACCCGTACGTAACCGGGGAATGTCTCTTTGTTGACGGAGGGCAGCATTTAGTTTAGCGGAGCGTCGCCATGATAATTAGAATAGAGAATCTCAGATTGAGGACAGTCGTGGGGATATTCGACTGGGAGAAGGAAGTTAAGCAGGACGTTGTTATAAATGTCGAGATAGAGTTCGACGGCGCTGAGGCGATGAAGAAGGACGATATCCAGCACACAATCGATTACAAATCAACTACAAAAAGAATCATTTCCGAGGTTGAGGGAAAAGATTACAATCTCATAGAAAAGATTGCGGGCGACGTTATGGAAATTATTATGCAAGACAAGAAGGTTCAGAAGGCGACAGTCAAAATCGACAAGCCGGGAGCGCTGAGGTTCGCAGACTCGGTTTCAGTCACACACACGGAGTCCAGGTGACCCGCACCGGATTTTAAGGATGAAATTCAATCGAGCGGTTATAGGAGTGGGATCGAATATCGACCCTGAGGAAAACATTAAGAAGGCCAAAGAAGCGATTGCTTCGGAATTCAAGCTGATCGGCGCGTCTTCATTCATCAGGACCGAACCGGTCGAATTTAAGAACCAGCCGATGTTCGTAAACGGGGCCGTGCTTATAGAGACCGTCATCGATTACGCAGAATTAAAGGCCAGGCTCATCGACCTCGAAATTAAGTTAGGAAGAGTTAGAACCGGTAACAAAAACGGCCCGAGGATTATAGACCTCGATATTCTGGTATGGAATGGAGATATTGTTGACAGGGATGTTTACGAAAGGGAGTTTCTCGCGGAATCCGTCAAGGAATTACTGCCGGAACTGGATTTACGTTAAGCTTACAGGGCTGAAGTCTATTTAATCACAAAAATAGAGTCCGGATTTAATAGACAGTCTTAAGAGTTAAGCCGGAGCGTGAGATTGTTTACCCGTACACACCGCCCGCAGTGTATTATTTAAAGTAAACGCAGTAGTGAAGCAAACGGCCATCAAAGAAATTCTTTTCCAGTTTGTATTCACGGCCGAGCGACTCAAGCTCATCGAAGTTAAAATTTTTCGGGAGCCTGAATACAACGGAATCTGTCAATGAGAAGGCCATCGCCAGGAGGCCTTTACCGTCAGGCTCGAAATCCGACAACGAGAACGATTTCTTCCTGTTATAATCGGTCCCGCCCCATGGAGGGTCGAGAAATACCGTATCGGGTTTTAATGTGGGAAGTATATTCATGCAGTCTCCGTAAATGAATTCTATCCTCTCCCGTACCCCGAAAACGCCGGCATTGTATTCCGCCATGCGGAGTTTTTCCCGGTCTTTCTCAACAGCAATAACGTCCTTACCAACCCTTGCGAATCCGATTGCGCTTCCGCCTACGCCGCAGAAGACGTCCGCAACCAAATTCCCCGGCGTCCTCTCCGCTATACCGAGCGCAATTGACTCAAGCGCAAGGGAAAAGAGCCCTTCCTCGTCGAACCGCATGCTTCTCTCCCGCTCCGTGAGCCTGTCCCAATAGCGCTGGAGTCGGGGGCCGAGGGGGCAAATAGCTCGGTCCCCGTTATTCATTCCGTTGCCCCTCACGGAACCAGGCTGAAATTTTTGTTTCAGCTTTTTTACTGTAGGGCGTAAATCCTTTCTCAATATTGTCCTTTTCTTCGCTGTCCATGTCGGTGAAGTATTTCCATACGAATACACCCGCAAGATAAGGCTTGTCCCTGAACACAACCGACGTTGCCTCGAATGCCAGAGCCTGCTCCTCCTGACTGGCAACACCGTCATCGCTCCACTCCCAGGGTTTTATGGCAGTGCCCTCGACCGATTTATATCCTATCTCGGTAAAGATGATCTTCTTACCGTACTTCTCCGATAGCTCTTTTATCTCGGGCTCGTGTCTTTTCCAGCCCCTGACAAGCTCGCTAAGAGCCGGGGCCGCTTTACCCGTCAAAGGGAAATAGGCGTCTATTCCTATGTAATCCAGAGAATCCCAGAACTCTATATTTTTCGCATTCATTCCCTCGGCCGCGTATGTGAGCCTTCCGCCGTAAACTTTTCTGACTTCTTCGATAAGCTTCCTCCACTCTCCCGTATATTTCGATACCTCCACAAGCTCCGTTCCGACAACCAGTATCTCTACACCGGTTTTTTCCGCAAGCATGGCCTGACCGATTATAAACTTTCTGTAGTTAAAGAACCATTCTTCTCTCTTATCCGAATCCGTGAAATCTATTTTGCTCCTCCAGTTGTCAGCGTCAAAATTCCAGCCTCCGATCCAGATATGCGGCTTTAACATCACTTTGAACCCGCTCCCATGGAGATTCCGTATTTCATCGATCAGATAGCGGTCCGCCATCGTGGGGTCGCCGTCTACTATTAACCCGGTCTCGGCGCGGTCTCTCATATACGCAAATGTGTTTAACTGCACGGTGTCGTAGCCGATGCCTTTAAGATGTGAGTGTATATTGCGTGAACTCCCGGAGCCGTAGCCGCTGCCGATTCTGTGTATATGGGCAAGAACAGCGCCTTTATATTCGAGGGAAGCTCGCTCCGATCCACCCGTTTTATCCCCTACCCTGGAGCTAAGGGAAACAAATAGAAAGGATGCCGATATCAATATTACTATGAGACCCACAGTGAGGATTTTATATTTATTCCTTTCCATTGTCAGTCCGAATAATAGTAACTCAAGAACAGGCTTATGAATTCCTTAAATTTTCCAATACCGAATTCATATGATCGTAATGCGATCCCTTCCAATATATCTTCCTGCAATCGGAGCACCTGAAAAATTCGTCATAATAAAGAATTGTCCCGGGCTCGAGCCGCTCCAGAATATCCTGCTTAGGGACAGGCTCTATTACACCGTTACAGTCCAGGCACCTGTTAAAGGGAGCTACGTCAGACCAGAGGTCAAACCTTCCCAGCACCTCGATTAACTGTTTCCCCGGGTCTGGAGACCTTACCCAATAACCGTGGGCTATAATTCTGTGCCGGAGCAGACGACGGTCGCGGGTCAGCACAATGCGGTTTTCCCCACACCCCAGCCGCGCCACCTCATGATCGTCGTAGTCGTTCCTGAAAACGGTATCAAATCCCGCCATGCGCAGCAGTCTCGCGAGCTTTCCCAGATTAACATCCGCGATAAATACCGGCGCCGGTTTATCCCTGAGCTTAACGCGGGGTGAGATCTTCACATGACTTGAAACCGGATAAACGAATACTTCGTCCCCGTCCTTCAAATGGTAGCCGAAGCCCACGGATTTTCCGTTCACCGTTACCAGATCGACCTCGGTATGGGGGACCCCGATCGCCTCTATGGAGTCTTTAATCGAGGGCCTGCCGTCAAACTCGTAGTGAACCGTGGCGCCCTTAACAGAGGCGGGCAAGAAATCCTGTAACTCGTCATGTAACTTGAAAAGCGCCTCGTACTCACTCATGAACCATTCGCGGAATAAAAAAATAATTTTCCCTACATGAATAATATATCAAAGTTATGCGAATAAAGTTATACGAATATGGTCGCGAGGTATTCCGTGAGGTCGCTTTCGCTCGCGGGCTGATTTCTGAAAGCGATGTAGCCGTCGGGGCGTATAAGATAGAGGCAGGCGTTTACGGCGCCGAAGTCGCGGTGCATAACCAAATCCTTGTCCCCCCATACCGAAGAAAGCTCTCTGAAATCGGGCGGAACCCCTTTTGAGCCCAAAATTAAATGCGTCTCGATAAGGCCTTTGAATCCGGCATCAACGGTGCTGTGTATTTTCCTCAGCTCGTCAAACTCCATATCCTCGGGATCGGCGCCGGTGAAAAGCAATAGCTCGTGCTCGGCGCCCCTGAGCAGGTCGTAAAGCCGGACGCTCTCTTTTTGATCCAGGCTAAGGAGGGGGTAATCCTTCACGCGCTCTCCCGCGGTAAGGTCGTGGCGGTAATCATGGAATCCCTCAATCGCGTCCGGCTGATACCACCTCTCAGCGACTATAGGGCTGCCTTTGTAATGAACCTCGATTTGGGAGAGGGTGTTGAGGACTTTTTTCTGAACAGCGTCAAGCCCCGATAAAACACCTATCATCTTATTTCGGATCGTAGATAAAACCGGGTTATGGATACCGACCATTCGTGTCGCCATGTCCGTAAGCCCCACAACCCCCTCCCCCACACGGCGCCTCTCAATATTGTAGCTCTCAGTGAGGCTCTCCGGCGATTTGCCCTTTAGCACGAGCGCGAGCTTCCAGGCCAGATTACAGGCGTCCTGGATACCGGTATTCATTCCCTGACCGCCAAGCGGGCTGTGAATATGGGCCGCGTCCCCGGAGAGGAAAATCCGGCCTTCGGCGTACTTGTCCACCATACGGTGATGGAGCCTAAAATACGCAAGCCAGTTGGGGTCAGTTACGCTTTTGTAGTCTATCCCCCTTTCGTTCATGAGTCTCCTCACGTCCTCTATGGTCGGCTCTGGCATGTCCTCTTCTATAGGGGAGTCCGGAAGCTCGAACATCAGTCTCCCCCTGTCACTGTAGAGCGGGAAATACGCGGTAACCCCGGCAGGATGTATGAATATCGACAGATGGTGGAGAGGATACGTCCAGTCAAGATTACAGTCCGCAAGGAGCCAGTAGTTCGGATAAGGGGCGCCCTTGAAATCGAAATTAAGAATATGTCTAGTTGAGCTGTGCGCCCCGTCGCACCCCGATACGTAAGCGCACTCAATAATTTCCTCAGAACCGTCTTTTAATCTGATACGCGCGGCAGGTTTGTCGTCTGCGCTCTCTATGGATACGAGCTCTTTCTCGCGCTCTATCTCTATTCCGTATGAGCGCAGGCGTCCGGTCAGTATCCTCTCCGTATCGCTTTGCGCGAGAATGAGGAAAAACGGGTATTTACTCTCGAGCGTATCGAATACAACGCTGGCAAGGGGTTTGCCTTGATCGTACATATCGAAGCCATTAGATATATTCCCCTGCCCGAGCACCGCATCCGCAATACCCATATTATCGAACAGCTCGAGCGTGCGGGCGTGTATCCCGAAAGCCTTTGATTTATCCGAAGGGACCGGAGCTTTGTCAATTATTCTCGGTGTAATTCCGTGCCTTGCGAGCTCACAAGCCATGGTCAACCCCGTAGGTCCCGCACCCACAACCAGAACATCAGTACTCGATTTTACGGAATCCGCCATTCGTATCTCCTTTATAAACTGAAAGTGTGTTTATGCCGACAGGTTATTAAATTATCACGTCGCGTACAAATACCGCGCCCTCTCAATAAGTTTTCCGGACCTGGGGAACATCCAGAAACTTAAAACAAGCGAAATGACCGCGAAGGGCAGTATATTAGCGGGATCGCCGCTCAGGAAAGCAAGCACGAAACCGATAATAACCATGATTTCGTTTAGAAACAGACTTATAAACGTGATCTTCTGAAGCTCGTACATTAAAGAGAAGACCTTGAGCTCGAATTCCGTTAGGGATTCGAGCTGGCCGAGCTTCACCGAATCAATGGATTTCGTTCTCGCGTTTTGGGCAAGGCGCGCCGGGTCGATATTGCGGCTCAGGATTTTCGTGATGCTTTTGTCCGACATAGAGTATCGGCGATAAAAAATCGAACATATCGCAACCGCAAGCGCCGCTACGTAAAGAGCCGTTCCCAACCCCCGGCTCCGGGAGATATCATCGGTCCCTCCGCTACCTACGAGTATGTACGCTATCACGGCGTAAAATACGATCGAGCCCGTTATGGCGAACCATATAACCTGTTGAACGATTATAAGGGGCCTAATCAGTTTTTTTAATTCGGTTGATATCATAGGAGCGGGCTTTATATTGAACTTGTCCAATTATACATCTAAATGCCGCCGGGTGAGAA
Coding sequences within:
- the folB gene encoding dihydroneopterin aldolase codes for the protein MIIRIENLRLRTVVGIFDWEKEVKQDVVINVEIEFDGAEAMKKDDIQHTIDYKSTTKRIISEVEGKDYNLIEKIAGDVMEIIMQDKKVQKATVKIDKPGALRFADSVSVTHTESR
- the folK gene encoding 2-amino-4-hydroxy-6-hydroxymethyldihydropteridine diphosphokinase, which translates into the protein MKFNRAVIGVGSNIDPEENIKKAKEAIASEFKLIGASSFIRTEPVEFKNQPMFVNGAVLIETVIDYAELKARLIDLEIKLGRVRTGNKNGPRIIDLDILVWNGDIVDRDVYEREFLAESVKELLPELDLR
- a CDS encoding RsmD family RNA methyltransferase, which encodes MNNGDRAICPLGPRLQRYWDRLTERERSMRFDEEGLFSLALESIALGIAERTPGNLVADVFCGVGGSAIGFARVGKDVIAVEKDREKLRMAEYNAGVFGVRERIEFIYGDCMNILPTLKPDTVFLDPPWGGTDYNRKKSFSLSDFEPDGKGLLAMAFSLTDSVVFRLPKNFNFDELESLGREYKLEKNFFDGRLLHYCVYFK
- a CDS encoding Mut7-C RNAse domain-containing protein; amino-acid sequence: MSEYEALFKLHDELQDFLPASVKGATVHYEFDGRPSIKDSIEAIGVPHTEVDLVTVNGKSVGFGYHLKDGDEVFVYPVSSHVKISPRVKLRDKPAPVFIADVNLGKLARLLRMAGFDTVFRNDYDDHEVARLGCGENRIVLTRDRRLLRHRIIAHGYWVRSPDPGKQLIEVLGRFDLWSDVAPFNRCLDCNGVIEPVPKQDILERLEPGTILYYDEFFRCSDCRKIYWKGSHYDHMNSVLENLRNS
- a CDS encoding FAD-dependent monooxygenase, producing MADSVKSSTDVLVVGAGPTGLTMACELARHGITPRIIDKAPVPSDKSKAFGIHARTLELFDNMGIADAVLGQGNISNGFDMYDQGKPLASVVFDTLESKYPFFLILAQSDTERILTGRLRSYGIEIEREKELVSIESADDKPAARIRLKDGSEEIIECAYVSGCDGAHSSTRHILNFDFKGAPYPNYWLLADCNLDWTYPLHHLSIFIHPAGVTAYFPLYSDRGRLMFELPDSPIEEDMPEPTIEDVRRLMNERGIDYKSVTDPNWLAYFRLHHRMVDKYAEGRIFLSGDAAHIHSPLGGQGMNTGIQDACNLAWKLALVLKGKSPESLTESYNIERRRVGEGVVGLTDMATRMVGIHNPVLSTIRNKMIGVLSGLDAVQKKVLNTLSQIEVHYKGSPIVAERWYQPDAIEGFHDYRHDLTAGERVKDYPLLSLDQKESVRLYDLLRGAEHELLLFTGADPEDMEFDELRKIHSTVDAGFKGLIETHLILGSKGVPPDFRELSSVWGDKDLVMHRDFGAVNACLYLIRPDGYIAFRNQPASESDLTEYLATIFV